Sequence from the Kineosporia succinea genome:
TGCAGGCCGAGGATGAGCGCGATGCCGAGCATGGTCTGCGTGGCGGTCAGCAGCACCTCTTCGACCTGCCGGTCGTCGAGCGGGAGCGCCGCACTGCCGCCACCCGCCCAGTAGGCCATGGGCAGCGAACCCACCAGCAACGTCCACTGATTCACCTTCGACGAGATCAGCGTGCCGATCGCCGCGGTGGCGTTGCCGCGCGCGGCGAACATGATCGCGATGATGAACTCCGGCGCCTCGGACGCCAGCGGCGCCACCCACTGCACCAGCAGGAACTCGTCGACGCCGAGGGCACCTCCCCCGTCGACCAGGCTGTGCGCGAACGGCTCGGCCGCGAGCAGCACCACCACCGCGGCGAACCCGAACAGGGCGACGAGCGTGATCCGGCGGGCGCGGGTGGGCAGGGCACCGATGACGGCGGACGTGCCGCGCAGGTTGGGTTCCTCGACCTCACCACGGCTGAGCCGCCAGGCGTAGAACACGAACCAGGCGAACAGCACCACGCCCATCCAGACGTGGATCTGGCCGGTCAGCGGCATGACGAACGCGAAGATGCCCGCCGCGAGCAGGAATCCGAGCTCGAGCCGGTTACCGGCGTCGAGCGGCAGTGTGTGCCCGCGCCGTTGGTGCACCCGCTTGAGGCCCCACAGACCGACCAGCACCACGACCGGCCAGCCCAGCCCGAGCAGCAGCCGGTTGGAGCCGGTCATGTTGGCGGCGGCGTACTGCACGTAGGCCGGGTCGCTGCCCGCGGTGTAGGCGTAGTAGAGGTCGACCGCGTACTCCGGCAGCACCGCGATCAGGGCCAGGATGGCGATCGCGAGCCCGCCGGAGATGTCGACCTGGGCCGCCTCCGCCGCCCAGGCCAGCACGAACGAGGCCGCGAACACCGCCGCCCCGAACACGAGAATGGCTGCCACCGGCTCGATCTCGGCACCTAACAGGCGAATGACGACGGCCGGGGCGGCCAGCAGCACACACAGTCCGACCGACCGGACCAGCCGGCTCCTGTGCGTGGTGACGCTGTCGCTCACAGTCGTGGTCTCCTCATCCGGGGCTGCCGGGCACCAGCATGCGCGGACGCCGCGAACCCGGCCATTCCAGACGTCGGACCCCGCCGTTCCAGACCTCAGGCCCGGCCGTTCCGCACGTCGGCCCCAGCCGTTCCACATGTCGGGCCCGGCCGTTCCACACGTCGGGCCTGGTCGCTCCCGGCCTCGGGAGGGATCCGCCAAAGCAGGCCGGTCCGGCCCCTCGCGGGACCGGACCGGTCTTCTTCCCCTGAAAGCCGCCGTTCGGCAGCGGGTCTCGCCTACTTGTAGGTGATGTCCGAGGAGGAGTACTTGCAGTACGTGCCGTCGGCGCCGGAGCCGGTCTTGGTCGGCTCCTTGCCACTGCTGTTACCGGTGAACTTGTCGCAGATGGAGATCTTCTTGCTGTCGTCGTACAGCCGGATCCACTTGAACGTGGCGGTGTCCTTGTAGTTGGTGTTGATGCCGGCCAGCGACTTGCCCGGCGAAACCGCGATCACGTTGTAGATCTCGACGTTCTTCTGGTACTGCGTCGAGCAGTTGCCGCACGAGCGGAACAGCTTGCCGAAGTCCTGGACGACGAAGTTCTGGATGATGAACCGGCCGGGGCCGTTGTCCTGGAAGACCTTGTCGCTGGCCTTCTTCGCGCCGCCGCCGTCGATCTGCATGATCTGGCCGGAGACCTTGCCCTTCTGCGTGGCGGCGTCCTCGCCCACGTCCTCCCACCAGACGTTCTGCAGGAGGCAGGTGCCCTCACAGTGCACGCCGTCGCCGGCCTTGTTGCCGATGATGACGTTCTTCAGGGTGCCGCCGTTCTTGACCACGAACAGCGGGTCCTGGCTCTCGGACTGGTCGCCGCCCCAGCCCTGGAACCGCTTGAGACCACCGTCGTACGTGCCGCTCACGGTCTTGGTGGCGGTCAGGTTGGTGGTGCCCTTGGCCGTCGGCCAGGTCAGGCTCAGCGCACCGGCCTTGGTCGGGATCGCGACCGGCGTGGAGGCGGCGGCCGCCGTGGTGACGGACGTGCTGCTGGTCGCGGCGGTGGCCACGGTGCCGGCGGCAGCGGCCAGCACGACGGCGGCGGCGATGCCGGTCCAGACCCGTCGACGGGTGCTGAACGCGCGCTTCAAACGGCCACGCGAGGGGCTTTTCATGCGGATTCCCTTTCCGGGGCGGACGACGGCGCTCCGAGTGCGCCGTCGATTCAGACACAGGGGGCCGGTAAGCCAT
This genomic interval carries:
- a CDS encoding pectate lyase; this encodes MKSPSRGRLKRAFSTRRRVWTGIAAAVVLAAAAGTVATAATSSTSVTTAAAASTPVAIPTKAGALSLTWPTAKGTTNLTATKTVSGTYDGGLKRFQGWGGDQSESQDPLFVVKNGGTLKNVIIGNKAGDGVHCEGTCLLQNVWWEDVGEDAATQKGKVSGQIMQIDGGGAKKASDKVFQDNGPGRFIIQNFVVQDFGKLFRSCGNCSTQYQKNVEIYNVIAVSPGKSLAGINTNYKDTATFKWIRLYDDSKKISICDKFTGNSSGKEPTKTGSGADGTYCKYSSSDITYK